Proteins from a single region of Amblyomma americanum isolate KBUSLIRL-KWMA chromosome 10, ASM5285725v1, whole genome shotgun sequence:
- the LOC144107059 gene encoding regucalcin-like, with protein MKVEVASTRKNLLGEGPHWDGRNSTLLHVDILGRELVRYDPQLRTETEVIKLEGDVGNAIPYAENNRFVALCMERGVYRLNLDTREKQRLVEVQDPESTVQTHINDGKCDAKGRLWIGSMSSTGVQNLIPEKNNFWSFSKGQLKHKLGKISLSNGITWTCDNRTMFYVDTVPGNVYVFDFDLAAGEISNRRVLVDFNKTPGYQEMGVPDGMTTDLSDKVWLACFGGYAVVQIDPETAKILTKISFPAKYTSSCCFGGKNYDTLYVTSGSFRPDATRPEDGRLFKVTELGVKGKAAYEFGG; from the exons ATGAAAGTGGAAGTGGCAAGCACCCGCAAGAATCTTCTGGGAGAAGGACCCCACTGGGACGGCCGTAACTCTACGCTCCTCCACGTTGACATCCTTGGGAGGGAGCTGGTGCGCTACGACCCCCAGCTCCGCACCGAGACAGAAGTCATCAAGTTGG AAGGCGATGTGGGCAATGCCATCCCGTACGCCGAAAACAACCGCTTCGTGGCGTTGTGCATGGAGCGCGGCGTCTACCGGCTTAACCTGGACACGCGAGAGAAGCAGCGGCTGGTTGAGGTGCAGGACCCCGAATCCACGGTGCAGACCCACATCAACGACGGAAAGTGCGATGCCAAGGGACGCTTGTGGATAG GATCAATGTCCTCGACGGGGGTGCAGAACCTGATACCCGAGAAGAACAACTTTTGGTCCTTCTCCAAGGGACAGCTGAAACACAAGCTCGGCAAGATTTCTTTGTCCAACGGGATCACCTGGACGTGCGACAACAGAACCATGTTCTACGTTGACACGGTGCCCGGAAATGTCTACGTCTTCGACTTTGACCTCGCCGCGGGAGAGATCA GCAACCGCCGAGTTCTGGTTGACTTCAACAAGACGCCCGGCTACCAGGAGATGGGAGTGCCCGACGGCATGACCACCGACCTCAGCGACAAAGTCTGGCTGGCCTGCTTCGGAGGCTACGCCGTCGTGCAGATTGACCCGGAAACAG CCAAGATCCTGACCAAAATCAGTTTCCCGGCCAAGTACACGTCATCGTGCTGCTTCGGGGGCAAGAACTACGACACGCTCTACGTCACTTCCGGCAGCTTCCGGCCGGACGCCACGAGACCGGAAGACGGCCGGCTGTTTAAAGTGACGGAGCTGGGAGTCAAGGGGAAGGCAGCGTACGAGTTCGGTGGCTGA